In one window of Chryseobacterium phocaeense DNA:
- a CDS encoding winged helix-turn-helix transcriptional regulator yields MNFEEFKNCGLRRSLDILSGKWKPLIFQNLFEEEQVRFIELWRNMPRVSKKVLSEQLKQLEENHMIQRIEVYNFPPEVYYKLTDKARELGPILQQLHQWGNELSSGTGSKSQEYADK; encoded by the coding sequence ATGAATTTTGAAGAATTTAAAAACTGCGGACTCAGACGGAGCCTTGATATTCTTTCCGGAAAATGGAAGCCTCTGATCTTCCAGAATCTTTTTGAAGAAGAGCAGGTGCGTTTTATAGAATTGTGGCGTAATATGCCCAGGGTTTCAAAAAAAGTACTGTCTGAGCAGCTTAAACAACTGGAGGAAAATCATATGATTCAACGGATTGAAGTCTATAATTTTCCTCCGGAAGTCTATTATAAGCTTACGGATAAAGCCCGTGAACTGGGACCGATTCTCCAACAGCTGCACCAGTGGGGCAATGAACTTAGTTCCGGAACAGGTTCAAAATCTCAAGAATATGCTGATAAATAA
- a CDS encoding MBL fold metallo-hydrolase, which yields MKLQLWRNATLVLTVGEKKILIDPMLGTKGSLGPFPMTGNELMNPLVDLPFSEEELQEKLSEIDAVAVTHLHPDHWDEKAMELLDKNIPLLCPEIIAEPISQAGFTNIIPIKDALTWENISISITEGRHGTGEIGEKMGVVNGFVFKTEETATYIVGDSIWYEGIAAEIDKHQPQNIIVAGGAATFVVGDPIVMTAKDIIEVCRQAPDASVLVTHLEAVSHCKEDRAFIQRVIHEHHVQDRCFVLQDGEVFSD from the coding sequence ATGAAACTGCAATTATGGCGAAATGCCACTTTAGTCCTCACCGTAGGAGAAAAAAAGATTTTAATTGATCCCATGCTGGGCACAAAAGGTTCTCTAGGCCCTTTTCCTATGACCGGTAATGAACTGATGAATCCATTGGTAGATCTTCCGTTCAGTGAAGAGGAATTACAAGAAAAGCTCTCTGAGATAGATGCTGTGGCAGTTACCCATCTTCATCCCGATCACTGGGATGAAAAGGCGATGGAGCTTCTTGATAAAAATATACCGCTGCTATGTCCGGAAATCATTGCAGAACCTATTTCTCAGGCCGGATTCACGAATATAATTCCGATTAAAGACGCTCTAACATGGGAAAACATCAGTATTTCCATCACGGAAGGGCGTCACGGAACCGGAGAAATAGGAGAAAAAATGGGAGTAGTGAACGGATTTGTATTTAAAACGGAAGAAACAGCTACCTATATCGTTGGCGACAGCATCTGGTATGAGGGTATTGCCGCCGAAATAGACAAACATCAGCCTCAGAATATTATTGTAGCAGGCGGAGCAGCCACTTTTGTCGTGGGAGATCCTATTGTCATGACCGCTAAAGATATTATTGAAGTTTGCAGGCAAGCACCGGATGCCTCCGTTTTGGTTACCCACCTTGAAGCAGTCAGCCATTGTAAGGAAGACCGGGCATTTATTCAGCGGGTAATTCATGAACATCATGTTCAGGACAGATGTTTTGTTTTGCAGGATGGAGAGGTATTCTCTGATTAA
- a CDS encoding DUF421 domain-containing protein: MMSVFLLELNWKELFLGHEEWSFLLEIILRTAIMFLAIIIGLRVLGKRGVKQLSIFELVVIIGLGSAAGDPMFNKDVGIISSILVFIIIILLYSIVTFFIGRSKKFEKLVEGSSICLIRNGEFSIENFKKENLGSDEFFAELRLKGISQLGQIETAIEEISGEISVFYFEDNDVKYGLPIMPESFDKTLKNIIKEGHYSCTFCGHTEPKPEGSAGNCPKCCKDEWVEASNRKRVT; encoded by the coding sequence ATGATGTCCGTGTTTTTATTAGAGCTTAACTGGAAAGAACTGTTCCTGGGTCATGAAGAATGGTCCTTTCTTTTGGAAATTATCCTACGGACAGCTATTATGTTCCTTGCTATTATCATAGGATTAAGGGTGCTTGGGAAAAGGGGAGTGAAGCAGCTTTCTATCTTTGAACTGGTGGTTATTATCGGTCTGGGGTCTGCAGCGGGTGACCCGATGTTCAATAAAGATGTGGGGATTATCTCTTCCATTCTCGTTTTTATCATTATTATTCTTTTATACAGTATTGTTACTTTCTTTATCGGGAGAAGTAAAAAGTTTGAAAAGCTGGTGGAAGGTAGCTCCATATGTCTGATCCGGAACGGTGAATTTTCCATTGAAAATTTTAAAAAAGAAAATTTAGGCAGTGACGAATTTTTTGCAGAACTGAGATTGAAAGGAATTTCGCAGCTTGGACAGATAGAAACAGCGATCGAAGAAATTTCCGGCGAAATCAGTGTGTTTTACTTTGAAGACAATGATGTAAAATACGGACTCCCGATAATGCCGGAATCTTTCGATAAAACTTTAAAAAACATTATTAAGGAAGGTCATTATTCCTGTACGTTCTGCGGACATACAGAACCCAAACCGGAAGGATCAGCAGGAAACTGTCCCAAATGCTGCAAAGACGAATGGGTGGAAGCCAGCAACCGGAAACGGGTAACCTGA
- a CDS encoding CynX/NimT family MFS transporter, whose translation MKNQTRKNASYILMLINVLVVILVSSNLRSPIIAVSPVLGDIKEVLKLDSFQVSMLTSIPLFMFATCSVLVSRFSHRLSISRFLLYSLIILSFGLFLRITGSLWMLFAGSVFIGLGICIGNVVTPGYIKNNFPKQIGLMTGIFAVSMNLTAALASGFSVRIGEWTGFGWRGSLGIWLIIAGLGLFVLVLELLFNKKNPGQSKAALSTSDFNMFRSAQAWNISLFMGLQSLFYYCMMAWLPSFLTDCKMQSENTGWVLFVIQITMIPIAFLAPIIASKMKDQRILIALICAGMFGSTMMFVFLQSQWIYVNAFMIGISNGLSFSLSILFFSARTKNSANAVKISGMAQSVGYLIAAFGPPAFGKLHDWDLSWKSSFYFLSFAVILMFYFGMKAARNKFVED comes from the coding sequence ATGAAGAATCAAACAAGAAAAAATGCCTCTTATATTTTAATGCTGATCAATGTGCTGGTGGTGATCCTTGTATCCAGCAACCTGAGATCCCCTATTATCGCCGTTTCGCCGGTTCTGGGTGATATTAAGGAGGTTCTGAAACTGGACAGTTTCCAGGTGAGTATGCTTACTTCTATTCCTTTGTTTATGTTTGCCACATGCTCTGTACTGGTCAGCAGGTTTTCCCATCGGTTGAGCATCAGCAGGTTTCTGCTGTATTCTCTTATTATTCTGAGTTTCGGACTGTTCCTCAGAATTACAGGTTCTCTGTGGATGCTTTTTGCCGGGTCGGTTTTTATAGGTTTGGGGATTTGTATCGGAAATGTGGTAACTCCCGGATATATTAAAAATAATTTCCCGAAACAGATCGGTTTAATGACAGGAATTTTTGCCGTTTCCATGAATCTGACGGCAGCCCTGGCTTCGGGCTTCAGTGTAAGGATTGGTGAGTGGACCGGTTTCGGATGGCGTGGTTCACTCGGCATATGGCTCATCATTGCCGGACTTGGGCTATTCGTTCTAGTATTGGAATTGTTATTTAATAAAAAGAATCCGGGGCAGTCAAAGGCAGCTTTAAGTACCTCCGACTTTAATATGTTCAGATCTGCACAGGCATGGAATATCAGCTTGTTTATGGGCTTGCAGTCCCTTTTCTATTACTGCATGATGGCCTGGCTGCCTTCTTTCCTTACCGATTGTAAAATGCAGAGTGAAAATACCGGCTGGGTTTTGTTTGTCATCCAGATCACCATGATTCCTATTGCGTTTCTGGCTCCCATTATTGCCAGTAAAATGAAAGACCAGCGGATTCTTATCGCTCTGATCTGCGCAGGTATGTTTGGAAGCACCATGATGTTTGTATTCCTGCAGTCTCAATGGATCTATGTGAATGCTTTTATGATCGGTATTTCCAACGGATTGTCATTCAGTTTATCCATCCTTTTCTTTTCAGCGCGGACAAAAAACAGTGCCAATGCGGTGAAAATATCAGGAATGGCTCAGTCTGTAGGTTATCTGATTGCAGCATTCGGTCCTCCGGCGTTTGGAAAACTGCATGACTGGGATCTTTCGTGGAAAAGTTCTTTTTATTTCCTGAGTTTTGCCGTTATTCTGATGTTTTATTTTGGAATGAAGGCGGCGAGAAATAAGTTTGTTGAGGATTAA
- a CDS encoding AraC family transcriptional regulator, with translation MNSHDTIAIDELDKPYFVWFEDNWRHDDILHAHERGQLVYVESGFQYITVDGNIYLLPQNHAAWIPPGAIHKTNSHSEKIRLMIMFAEVEEHSSFHRELHVFSVPPVLKEMIRYSERWSKKLADDPDEFVFLKALFNELPRFVEHSLKLHISLPKDKRLSQPIEYLHNHYREDIKIEDLSEASLLSLRSLERIFKKETGMTLSKYQQILRIIKSLELLTSGDLTISETAYAVGYKSVQAFTRSFQSVMHFRPTDFMKTIL, from the coding sequence ATGAATTCGCATGATACCATAGCTATTGATGAACTGGACAAGCCGTATTTCGTATGGTTTGAGGATAACTGGCGTCATGACGACATTCTCCACGCCCATGAAAGAGGCCAGTTGGTGTATGTAGAAAGCGGATTTCAATACATTACCGTAGACGGGAACATCTACCTGCTTCCACAGAACCATGCTGCATGGATTCCACCGGGGGCCATTCATAAAACCAATTCACATTCGGAGAAGATCAGGCTGATGATTATGTTTGCGGAAGTAGAGGAGCATAGTTCTTTCCACCGGGAGCTTCATGTTTTTTCAGTTCCGCCTGTTTTAAAGGAAATGATCAGATATTCGGAAAGATGGTCTAAAAAACTGGCTGATGATCCCGATGAATTCGTTTTTTTAAAAGCACTTTTTAATGAGCTGCCCCGTTTTGTGGAGCATTCTTTAAAGCTTCACATCAGCCTGCCAAAGGACAAACGTTTATCCCAGCCTATTGAATATCTGCATAATCACTATCGGGAAGATATTAAAATAGAAGATCTCAGTGAGGCCTCTCTTCTTTCCTTACGAAGCCTTGAACGGATTTTTAAAAAAGAAACAGGCATGACGCTGAGCAAATACCAGCAGATCCTGAGGATTATAAAAAGCCTCGAACTCCTCACTTCCGGAGATCTTACCATCTCTGAAACGGCTTATGCAGTGGGGTATAAGAGTGTTCAGGCTTTTACGAGAAGTTTTCAGTCTGTAATGCATTTCAGGCCTACCGATTTTATGAAAACGATCCTGTAA
- a CDS encoding mannan-binding lectin: MSTFKINIIAGPLWSNDEAQKIGGRIAAAHLGKFTGEWKTIVEGQMSVIEVEYNTEPSGSTEYTMPVLAGPIWSDEDAKEICPSICASYGGTWNGQWKTVVEGKMSVCECTFRF, from the coding sequence ATGTCAACATTCAAAATTAATATCATTGCAGGTCCGCTTTGGAGCAATGATGAAGCACAAAAAATCGGAGGCCGTATTGCTGCGGCACATTTAGGCAAATTCACAGGAGAGTGGAAAACTATCGTTGAAGGCCAGATGAGCGTTATCGAGGTTGAATACAATACAGAGCCTTCCGGAAGTACAGAATATACAATGCCCGTTTTAGCAGGACCTATCTGGAGCGACGAGGATGCGAAAGAAATATGTCCTTCCATATGTGCTTCTTACGGAGGTACCTGGAACGGACAATGGAAGACAGTCGTTGAAGGTAAAATGAGCGTTTGCGAATGCACATTCAGATTCTAG
- a CDS encoding Crp/Fnr family transcriptional regulator, which produces MIIDEEFLLSSGAELINYAANDLIFKEGEVPKYYFQIKKGTVKITNFHEDGREIIHSLPFDGHSLVETALFIDKNYPVDAIAMTSCEIIRLDKNKFLEIIRNSPDLFSKLYSYTAERMYYRHVMLNNISAPDPGTKVKRVMDCMKAYNQYTAKYSYQFPFTRQHLASLTGLCVETVIRVVKKMEKEKTVRIENGKIFY; this is translated from the coding sequence ATGATAATAGATGAAGAATTTTTGCTTTCCTCAGGAGCCGAATTGATTAATTACGCGGCGAATGACCTGATTTTTAAAGAAGGAGAAGTACCGAAGTATTATTTTCAAATCAAAAAAGGGACAGTAAAGATCACCAATTTTCATGAGGATGGACGGGAAATCATCCACAGTCTGCCTTTTGACGGTCATAGCCTGGTGGAAACGGCATTGTTTATTGATAAAAATTATCCTGTAGATGCCATAGCAATGACCAGTTGTGAGATTATCCGGCTTGATAAAAATAAATTTCTTGAAATCATCCGGAATTCACCGGATCTTTTCTCAAAACTCTACAGCTACACGGCGGAAAGGATGTATTACAGGCATGTGATGCTGAATAACATTTCTGCACCCGATCCGGGAACAAAAGTAAAGCGGGTAATGGATTGTATGAAAGCATACAATCAATATACAGCAAAATATTCTTACCAGTTTCCGTTTACAAGACAGCATCTGGCCTCCCTTACCGGATTATGTGTAGAGACCGTGATCCGCGTGGTAAAGAAAATGGAAAAAGAAAAGACGGTGAGAATAGAAAACGGAAAAATATTTTACTGA
- a CDS encoding FAD-dependent oxidoreductase, with product MKQITVAGCGIAGLTSAIALQENGWKVRIIARESYENTLSEKVGAIWFPFAIEPLEDAARWGSLSYQRYIREQFPGSGVSFIPFTIIYNASADTSWVQKLPKEAIRSARIEELPRGAEKAYVATVPLAEPPLYLPHLFDRFMADGGQFEQKEITTLHQLSELDTLVVNCTGLGAKIICRDDELVPMRGQILRVKPLDVQSFVNSTENGALSYMIRRSTDCIIGGTDYLNDWNINVEKSDTELILSRFRKAGLSQERPEIIEEIVGLRPKRTKVRFTFDSHYSNIFHNYGHGGSGFTVAWGCAMELAEIITENNAPDSFFYH from the coding sequence ATGAAACAGATAACGGTAGCAGGATGTGGTATCGCGGGACTCACAAGCGCCATTGCCCTGCAGGAAAACGGCTGGAAGGTAAGAATAATAGCCCGGGAAAGTTACGAAAATACATTATCTGAAAAGGTGGGTGCCATCTGGTTTCCCTTTGCTATAGAACCTTTGGAAGACGCTGCAAGATGGGGAAGTTTGTCTTATCAGCGCTATATCCGGGAACAATTTCCGGGCAGCGGGGTTTCATTTATTCCTTTTACTATTATTTACAATGCATCAGCCGATACTTCATGGGTACAAAAGCTCCCAAAAGAAGCCATCCGCTCTGCCAGAATAGAGGAGCTGCCTCGTGGAGCCGAAAAAGCTTATGTTGCTACCGTTCCTCTTGCCGAACCTCCTTTGTATCTGCCGCATCTGTTCGATCGTTTTATGGCTGATGGAGGACAATTTGAACAAAAAGAAATCACCACGTTACATCAGCTGAGCGAATTGGATACCCTGGTCGTGAACTGTACGGGACTGGGTGCCAAAATAATCTGCAGGGATGATGAACTTGTCCCTATGCGGGGACAGATATTGAGGGTGAAACCACTCGATGTGCAGTCATTTGTGAACTCTACTGAAAATGGAGCTTTAAGCTATATGATCAGAAGAAGCACCGATTGCATTATTGGAGGGACAGATTATCTTAATGACTGGAATATAAATGTAGAAAAAAGCGACACCGAACTGATTTTATCACGTTTCCGTAAGGCAGGGCTGTCTCAGGAAAGGCCTGAAATTATTGAAGAGATTGTAGGGTTGCGACCTAAAAGAACCAAAGTCCGGTTTACATTTGATTCTCATTATTCAAACATCTTTCATAATTACGGGCACGGAGGCTCCGGGTTTACTGTAGCCTGGGGATGCGCGATGGAACTGGCGGAAATTATTACAGAAAATAATGCCCCTGATTCTTTTTTTTACCACTGA
- a CDS encoding M60 family metallopeptidase produces the protein MKKLLFFFFVAWGLPLFSQLYQVPVYAGTSLQPAQPGSEVARTLDGNNSTMYHSKWSQSGIPDELKYYFTSNVTSIKKLVYTPRQSGGTNGIWTNVSISYSTQAAPNTFIPVNSNVSWASDHQDKEVVFPTALQNPYSIKISVNAGMGNYSSCAEMKFFSETQPVIADGTDCSINTAELSVNGANDVKATIIPSGTTASSYQSGENIDKSYDNDVNTLYHSSWGNTVFPVVLNYRLDGVTPVDYLKYTPRTSGSNGRFGSVSISYNTTSNSVFVTLMSFDFQNSSAPMNVYFPNQITPLNIRITVNSGEGNFASCAEMGFYKTGSSGAGNAYMNIFTNSLYSALLPSVTQADINAMASPFYKGLAQCLFNRTYISKYRVQEYKVYPPIAVTTGHLKVGSGYNSFENPTGIVFEQGSKIAMFVQNIPAGANISLQIKDFSAVLGGTTSYYQLHNGLNVFQPSNSGLGYISYYNTNTALPDVKINIVSGKVNGLYHHQISTQSDWQTNLTNTAYNMIDVVGEHSHLVYKKSMLKNYAPFNPAELTAKYDLIVKNEWLVMGLYKYNLVPKNRMFSYSNNGGGWYAGGLGINMDSDWGEESLADINQLSLWGIAHEFGHINQIRPDLKWIGTTEVTNNMHSTWVDYHMNPQNDGMSRLERESVEPATGMTSIAGGRINGAILNTVVNQEALQGNANTDVFKVLVPFWQLELYYQLAGASRNAPVLSFNYPSNYTGIDYAHWFGMVANMARSYNASGVSNGELLLNFVKNTCAATQEDLTGFFIKTGFLRPINRAIDDYGVGQLTITQAQIDATIAHIQAQNYQTPVSPVMHYISSRSIAAFRDHLPVSGQTGQGATLNNAYLTVQHSVWKNAVAYETFNANNELIYVSVTGTGDTTNQTTKVYYPANAAAVYAVGYDGQKILVYPYSTLSAKKTENRDPEQLIVYPNPVERDGVIHIQIKNASGNYSAQIFGMDGKMIFSSSGNPESIEKAINKDFVKYPSGEYLLSLKDAKVNAFKTVKIIKK, from the coding sequence ATGAAAAAACTACTTTTTTTCTTCTTTGTTGCATGGGGATTGCCCCTGTTTTCACAGCTCTATCAGGTTCCTGTATATGCGGGAACATCCTTACAGCCGGCACAACCGGGAAGTGAAGTTGCCAGGACGCTTGATGGCAATAACAGCACCATGTATCATTCAAAATGGTCTCAGAGCGGGATCCCGGATGAGCTGAAGTATTATTTCACCTCCAATGTGACCAGTATTAAAAAATTGGTTTACACTCCAAGACAATCCGGAGGAACCAACGGGATATGGACCAACGTGAGTATTTCTTACAGTACCCAGGCGGCACCCAATACATTCATCCCGGTAAACAGTAATGTAAGCTGGGCGTCTGATCATCAGGATAAAGAAGTTGTTTTCCCAACAGCTCTCCAGAATCCGTACAGCATTAAAATTTCAGTCAACGCAGGCATGGGAAATTACTCAAGCTGTGCAGAGATGAAATTCTTTTCGGAAACCCAGCCTGTGATTGCTGACGGTACAGACTGTAGCATCAATACAGCTGAATTAAGTGTAAACGGGGCTAATGATGTGAAAGCTACCATTATTCCCTCCGGAACCACCGCTTCCTCCTATCAGTCAGGAGAAAATATCGATAAATCTTATGATAATGATGTCAATACGCTTTATCACTCTTCATGGGGAAATACTGTTTTCCCGGTGGTGTTAAATTACAGGTTAGATGGAGTTACTCCTGTTGATTATCTGAAATATACCCCGAGAACCAGCGGAAGCAACGGCCGCTTTGGAAGTGTAAGCATCAGCTACAATACTACATCAAATTCTGTGTTTGTAACGTTGATGTCTTTTGATTTTCAGAATTCCTCTGCTCCTATGAATGTCTATTTTCCTAATCAGATCACTCCTTTAAACATCAGGATTACCGTAAACAGCGGTGAGGGGAACTTTGCAAGCTGTGCTGAAATGGGCTTTTACAAAACAGGCTCTTCCGGAGCAGGAAATGCTTATATGAACATTTTCACAAACAGTCTTTATTCAGCATTATTACCTTCCGTTACACAGGCAGATATAAATGCTATGGCGTCCCCATTCTATAAAGGTTTAGCGCAGTGCCTGTTCAACAGAACCTACATAAGCAAATACCGGGTTCAGGAGTATAAGGTTTATCCCCCAATTGCTGTTACTACAGGTCATTTAAAGGTGGGAAGTGGTTACAATAGCTTTGAAAACCCTACAGGTATTGTATTTGAACAGGGGAGTAAGATCGCAATGTTTGTTCAGAATATCCCTGCCGGAGCCAATATCTCGTTGCAGATCAAGGATTTTTCTGCCGTTCTGGGTGGTACTACTTCCTACTATCAGCTTCATAATGGGTTGAATGTATTTCAGCCTTCCAACAGTGGCTTGGGATACATCAGTTATTATAATACCAACACTGCGTTGCCTGATGTAAAAATCAATATTGTTTCCGGTAAGGTCAACGGTCTCTATCATCATCAGATTTCTACACAAAGCGACTGGCAAACGAATCTGACGAACACTGCCTATAACATGATTGATGTGGTGGGGGAACATTCCCATCTGGTGTATAAAAAGAGTATGCTGAAAAATTATGCTCCCTTTAATCCTGCAGAACTTACGGCGAAATACGATCTTATTGTAAAGAATGAATGGCTTGTGATGGGCCTGTATAAATATAATTTAGTTCCGAAAAACCGTATGTTCAGCTACAGTAATAATGGCGGAGGTTGGTATGCAGGCGGACTGGGTATCAATATGGATTCTGACTGGGGTGAAGAAAGTCTTGCCGATATCAATCAATTGTCTTTATGGGGAATTGCCCATGAATTTGGACACATTAACCAGATCAGGCCGGACCTGAAATGGATTGGGACTACAGAAGTGACCAATAATATGCACAGCACATGGGTAGATTATCATATGAACCCACAAAATGACGGCATGTCCCGTCTGGAAAGGGAATCTGTGGAACCGGCAACAGGAATGACCAGCATCGCAGGAGGAAGAATAAACGGAGCCATCCTGAATACTGTTGTCAATCAGGAAGCTTTGCAGGGGAATGCCAATACAGATGTTTTCAAAGTGTTGGTTCCTTTCTGGCAGCTTGAACTGTACTATCAGTTGGCCGGAGCATCCCGAAACGCACCGGTTCTTTCCTTTAATTATCCTTCTAATTATACAGGAATAGATTATGCACACTGGTTCGGAATGGTGGCCAATATGGCAAGAAGTTATAATGCCTCAGGGGTTTCAAACGGTGAATTGCTTCTGAACTTTGTGAAAAATACCTGTGCAGCGACGCAGGAAGATTTAACCGGATTCTTCATCAAAACCGGATTTTTAAGGCCAATAAACAGAGCTATTGATGATTACGGTGTTGGGCAGCTGACGATTACCCAGGCTCAGATTGATGCTACTATTGCCCATATACAGGCCCAAAATTACCAGACCCCAGTTTCTCCTGTCATGCATTATATATCATCCCGCAGCATTGCAGCTTTCCGCGATCATCTTCCGGTGAGCGGGCAAACAGGGCAGGGCGCTACTTTAAACAATGCTTATCTTACCGTACAGCACAGTGTATGGAAGAACGCAGTAGCCTATGAAACCTTCAATGCGAATAATGAACTGATTTATGTATCTGTTACGGGTACGGGTGATACCACCAATCAGACGACCAAAGTGTATTACCCGGCCAATGCAGCCGCTGTTTATGCAGTAGGCTATGACGGGCAGAAAATCCTGGTGTATCCTTATTCAACACTTTCTGCAAAGAAAACGGAAAATAGAGATCCTGAACAACTTATAGTGTATCCTAATCCTGTTGAACGGGATGGTGTGATCCACATTCAGATAAAAAATGCATCAGGAAATTACAGTGCACAGATTTTCGGGATGGATGGAAAGATGATTTTCAGTTCGAGCGGAAACCCTGAATCTATTGAAAAAGCCATCAATAAAGACTTTGTCAAATATCCTTCCGGTGAGTATCTGCTTTCTCTGAAAGATGCTAAAGTCAATGCTTTTAAAACAGTTAAGATAATTAAGAAGTAA
- a CDS encoding chloride channel protein, whose product MKIHNKKKYLSFLKFKRDFQEYGLEKARSYELILHWLNNRLSRNQFLVLSGILVGCTAGLAGVVLKTLVHTIHNFITHKVHFEYQILFYIVFSFLGIVLTTGIVITLFKGQDRKGIGAILYEIAQNSSIVASVKMYSQIIQSAVTVGLGGSAGLESPIAVTGAAIGSNYAQTYRLSYKERTLLLAAGATAGIASAFNAPIAGIMFAFEILLTGVVFTDFIPLVVAAVCGSLLSRVLLQEDVLFRFYTREAFNYKNLPYYLILGIVTGLYARYFVVISQKVEHFIKGLKLSRMRKAMFGGLVLSLLCVLFPPLFGEGYDTVKAFTNGNTHSIIRNSFFRYFEIGDWTIVIFLVLVCLLKAFATSFTIFSGGNGGNFAPSLFAGGTVGYLFAIVCQQIGFTDVPVTNLVLVGMAGAMSGVLYAPLTAIFLIAESSFGYDLFIPLMIVAIISYLIAKWFSPISPELKSLADEGKIFTNKHDKNLLFALRTEDFIDKHSQTINENASVTELFELVKNSNKNIFAVTDEAGKMKGILTLDDIRPYLFNMETDRSMMVSQIMKVPPAVIYRENKPLDILQIFDDTGVWNLPVTSDKNDFIGFISKSSILMSYRQLLKEYSD is encoded by the coding sequence GTGAAAATTCACAATAAAAAAAAATACTTAAGCTTTCTAAAATTCAAAAGAGATTTTCAGGAATATGGGCTGGAAAAGGCCCGAAGCTATGAGCTTATCCTCCACTGGCTGAACAACAGGCTGAGCCGGAATCAGTTTCTGGTGCTCTCCGGAATCCTGGTGGGCTGTACGGCTGGTCTGGCAGGCGTAGTGCTGAAAACCCTGGTGCATACCATTCACAATTTTATTACCCATAAAGTTCATTTTGAATACCAGATTCTATTTTATATTGTCTTTTCGTTCCTGGGAATTGTACTTACTACGGGTATCGTCATTACTTTGTTTAAAGGACAGGACAGAAAAGGAATTGGTGCTATTCTGTATGAAATTGCACAGAATTCCAGTATTGTGGCCTCTGTAAAAATGTATTCACAGATTATCCAGAGTGCTGTAACGGTGGGACTTGGAGGGTCTGCCGGACTGGAAAGCCCTATTGCAGTAACCGGTGCCGCCATAGGATCCAATTATGCCCAGACATACAGGCTCAGCTATAAAGAACGGACACTTCTGCTGGCTGCAGGAGCTACTGCGGGGATTGCATCTGCATTCAATGCTCCTATTGCAGGGATTATGTTTGCATTTGAAATTCTTTTAACCGGGGTTGTTTTTACGGATTTCATTCCTCTAGTTGTTGCGGCGGTCTGTGGGAGTCTTTTGTCGAGGGTATTGCTTCAGGAAGATGTTCTTTTCAGATTTTATACCAGAGAGGCATTTAACTACAAAAATTTACCATACTATCTTATCCTGGGGATTGTGACGGGACTGTATGCCCGTTATTTTGTTGTCATTTCCCAGAAAGTAGAACATTTTATCAAGGGACTTAAGCTTTCAAGGATGCGTAAAGCCATGTTCGGAGGGCTGGTGCTTTCATTACTGTGTGTTCTTTTTCCTCCGCTTTTCGGGGAAGGCTATGATACGGTGAAAGCATTTACGAACGGAAACACCCACTCTATCATCCGGAACAGTTTTTTCAGATATTTTGAGATCGGAGACTGGACTATAGTGATTTTTCTGGTATTGGTATGTCTTTTAAAAGCCTTTGCGACGTCTTTTACCATATTCAGCGGAGGAAATGGCGGTAATTTTGCACCGTCGCTTTTTGCGGGTGGTACGGTAGGTTATTTGTTTGCGATAGTCTGTCAGCAGATCGGGTTTACGGATGTTCCGGTAACGAATCTTGTTCTGGTGGGAATGGCCGGAGCCATGAGCGGTGTATTGTATGCCCCTCTTACTGCTATATTTCTGATTGCAGAATCCAGCTTTGGATATGATCTTTTTATTCCACTCATGATTGTAGCCATTATCTCATATCTTATTGCCAAGTGGTTCTCCCCTATTTCCCCTGAACTGAAATCCCTGGCTGATGAAGGAAAAATATTCACGAATAAGCATGATAAAAACCTGCTTTTTGCTTTAAGAACGGAAGACTTCATCGATAAGCATTCACAGACCATCAATGAAAATGCATCAGTCACGGAATTATTTGAACTGGTAAAAAACAGCAATAAAAATATTTTTGCCGTTACAGACGAAGCAGGAAAAATGAAAGGAATCCTTACTCTGGATGATATCCGGCCGTATCTTTTCAATATGGAGACAGATCGCTCCATGATGGTTTCCCAGATTATGAAAGTTCCACCGGCCGTAATTTACAGGGAAAACAAACCGTTGGATATCCTTCAGATCTTTGATGATACCGGGGTGTGGAATCTTCCTGTAACCAGTGATAAGAATGATTTCATCGGATTTATTTCAAAATCATCTATTCTGATGAGTTACAGACAGCTTTTAAAGGAATATTCCGATTAA